The sequence ACTTCTCTACACACTGAGCGTTTATCTGTTTTGAATGTAGGCGTCAATGGACTTGGCGGCGATTTTGCCGGCGCCCATGGCCTTAATCACGGTGGCGGCACCGGTAACCGTATCGCCCCCGGCGAATACGCCGTCCCGAGAGGTGCAGCCGTTTTCATCTGCCACAATTCCGCCCCGGGCATTTACCTCCAGCCCACCGGTGGTGGACTTGATCAGCGGGTTGGGGGAAGTACCAATGGCCATAATCACGCAGTCCGCGTCGATCACAAAATCTGAGTCCGGCACCGGCACCGGGCGGCGTCTGCCGGTGGCGTCCGGCTCGCCCAGCTCCATCCGGATGCACCGCACGCCGGTTACATTGCCGTCGTCGCTGCCCAAAATCTCTACCGGGTTGGTCAGGGTTTGGAACCGGATTTGCTCCTCCTGGGCGTGCTGCACCTCCTCCTGCCGGGCCGGGATCTCCTCAAAGGAGCGACGGTAGAGCACAGACACTTCCTCCGCACCCAGCCGAATGGCGGAGCGAGCCGCATCCATGGCCACATTGCCGCCGCCTACCACGGCCACCTTGCGGGCGTGGTAAATGGGGGTGGTGCTGCCGGGCTGATACGCTTTCATCAGGTTTACCCGAGTCAGGTACTCATTGGCAGAGTACACTTCTTTCAGGCTCTCGCCGGGAATACCCATAAACCGGGGCAAACCGGCACCGGAGCCGATATACACCGCCTCAAAGCCATCATCAAACAGATCGTCAATGCTCATGGAGCGACCGATCACCACATTGGTAACAATCTTCACACCCAGCGCCTTTAAGCCGTTTACTTCCAGCTCCACAATCTTCTTGGGCAGTCGGAACTCCGGAATGCCGTACACCAGCACACCGCCGGCAATATGCAGCGCTTCAAACACCGTTACATCATAACCCAACCGGGCCAGATCGCCGGCGCAGGTCAATCCGCTGGGGCCACTGCCGATCACGGCTACTTTGTGCCCGTTTTGTTCCGGTACGGCGGGCCATACTTTGCAGTGGCTGTTGTGCCAGTCTGCCACAAAGCGCTCCAGACGACCGATGCTCACCGCGTCGCCCTTAATGCCCCGCACGCACTTACTCTCGCACTGGCGCTCCTGGGGACACACCCGGCCGCAGACTGCTGGCAGGGAGCTGCTTTCGCTGATGATCTGATAGGCGGCCTCAAAGTCGCCCTCTGCCACCTTGGCGATAAAATCCGGAATGTGGATCTGCACCGGGCAGCCGGAAATGCAGGGCTTGTGCTTGCAGTGCAGGCAGCGCAGCGCCTCGTCCATGGCTGTCTGCGCATCATAGCCGGTGGCTACCTCTAAAAAGTTCTTGTTGCGCACCAGTGGCTCCTGGTGCGGCATTTCATTGGCCTTTAAGGGATTCATCAGTCCTGCACCTCCTGTCGCAGCAGGTTGCAGTCCGCTTCCCGCTCAAAGTCTTTATACAGCGCAGCCCGTTCCATAGCCGCGTCAAAATCCACCAAATGGCCGTCAAACTCCGGCCCGTCCACACAGGCGAACTTGGTCTCACCGCCCACCAGCAGACGGCAGCCGCCGCACATACCGGTGCCGTCGATCATAATGGGGTTCATAGACACAACGGTGTGGATCCCGTACTTCTCCGTGGTCTTGCACACAAACTTCATCATCACCAGCGGGCCGATGGCAATCACCAAATCATATTGCTCACCGCTTTGGATCAGGCTTTCCAGGGCATTGGTCACCAGCCCCTTTTCACCTACGGAGCCGTCGTCGCTCATGAGCACATACCGATCGCTGACTTTCTCAAATTCCTGCTGCAAGATCACCAGATCCTTGGTACGGAAGCCCACAATGCTGTGCACCTGGGCGCCGTTCTCGTGCAGCGCCTTGGCCACCGGGTACGCAATGGCGCAGCCCACGCCGCCGCCAACCACAGCCACCTTGCGGTAGCCGGTAACCTTGGTGGGATTGCCCAGAGGGCCTACAAAGTCCTGCAAGCTGTCGCCCACCTCCAGCCGTGCCAGCTGCTTGGTGGTAGCGCCCACCAGCTGGAAGATAATGGTCACCGTACCGGCTGTGCGGTTATAGTCCGCCACCGTCAGGGGGATCCGCTCGCCCCGATCGTCCACCCGCAGGATCACAAACTGACCGGCCTGGGCTTTCTTTGCCACATAAGGCGCCTGAATTTCCATACGCACAACAGTCGGGTTCAGCACCTGCTTGGCAACGATTTTATACATAGAATCACCTACTTGAAATTAGACGTTTTTTAGAAAAAACGCCGCATAACCTGTATGCAGCGTTTTTGATATTATACCAATTCCCGCTTATAAGTCAACATTTATCAGCCGGAAATCGGAATTTTTAAGAATTGTTAATAAATCTGCATTATTTTGGATGGGTTTTTTGGTGATAATTCCGCCCCTTGCCAAATGCTCCGGGGTGTGAAAATCGGAGCCGGAGACCATCAGCTTGCCGTTCTCTTTGGCCCACGCCAGCGCCTGGGCGTTGCGCCGATCGTCCGTCTTGCCGTTATACACCTCTACCCCGTCAATATTCTTCGGATCCGTACGGCGAATACCCACACGGAAAGGGTGCGCCTGGTAAATGAGAAAGCCGTTTTGCTCGCACAGGGCTTTGATCCTCGGCTCCCACACATTCATCAAATTGCCGGCGTTCTTGATAAACGCCTCCGTCACGCCGTAGATCAAGTAGTCGTTAGCGGTCCAGTAGTGGCGCAGCTCCATACCCAGCAGCACAGTAAAGCCCTCCGGGGCCGCCGCTTGCATCCGCCGATAACCGGACAGGTAAAAATCCGCCGCCTTTTGGGGGCACGCCAGCCGGTGAATAGGAAAGGTCATGGGGCTGTAATGGTCCGTAACCACAATGCCGGTGTACCCGGCCTCCACATACATCTCCACAATCTTTTCCGGCTCCACCCGCCCACAGCGACTAACGGCGCCGGTGTGGCAATGTAGCTCATACTTATATTCCATAACCGTGCCTCCCCCTTCATATCTAAAAAATATTATATGCCCTTTTGCCTCTGCCGTCAATCGTGCCGTCTTTACAAAAATCAAGGAATATGTTATACTTTTTTTAACTATTTTGGTAAGAAAAAGGGGTAAAAATGAATAAAGAGAAGAAAAACGACTTTCTGTTCTCCGTGGTGATACCAGTCTACAAGGTGGAGGACTATGTAGAGGAGACCATTCAGTCCGTTTTGCAACAGACCATCGGGTTTGAAAAGCATATTCAAATGATCTTAGTCAACGACGGCTCGCCGGACAACAGCGGTGCCGTGTGCGAAAAATACCGGGATCTGTATCCGGAAAACATCCTGTATATTGAGCAGGAGAACCGGGGCGTCAGTGCCGCGCGCAACAACGGATTGCAATATGCCACCGGGAAATACATCAACTTTTTAGACTCGGACGACAAGTGGGAACCGGATGCGTTTGAACAGATTCTGCACTTTGCCGAGAGCTGTCCGAAAGCCCGGGTATTCTGCGGCCGTATGCGCTATTTTGAAGCCACCACCGCATTCCACCCACTGGACTACAAATTTGCAGAGAGCCGCTATATCGACCTGAATGACCCGGAGGAGACCTATGCCCTGCACCTGCACATCACCTCCTCGGTGCTGCGCACGGACTTTGCCAAAGCACTGCAATTTGTGGAGGGCATGACGCTTGGCGAGGACGCCCTGTACCTAAACAGCCAGATTCTCCGTGCAGGCGGGTATGCCGCCGTGCGAGAGGCGCGGTTGAACTACCGCCGCCGACTGGCCGGTTCCTCTGCCATTCAAAACAAGGAACAAAGCCAGCGCTTTTACAGCGAGACGGTGGAGAAATTCTACTTTCCGCTGATCGACCTGTCCACAAAATTATACGGCAAGGTGGTGCCCTACATTCAGTCCCTGCTGGTGTACGACATTGGCTGGCGGGTGCGCTACGGCCAGCCGGAGATCTTGACCGACGCCCAGTGGCAAACCTATTTGGACCAGCTGCGCCAAGCACTGCAACCGGTGGAGGACGCCTGTATTCTCCGCAACCCGGTACACCGCAGCATCTTCCGCAAAGAGGCCATGCTACGACTCAAGCATGGACAAGAGGACGTTTTGACCGACCTAACCTATAACCCCAAGAACAAAAAGCTGTTCTTAAAGGGTGAAAAGGTAGTCCATATTCAAAAGAATACCAACAACTGCGAGATCTACAATGTGGAGCACAGGGGCGATCAACTGCTGGTGGAGGGACGGATCCGCAAATGGATCGTAGACGCCCGCTGCACCACTAAATTCGTGTTGGCCTTTGCCGGCAAAGAGTACCCGGTGGAGCTGCGCATTTATCCCCACGACTGTGAGGAGACCATGTTCGGTGAGCGCTACCGGCACTATGAATTCTCTGTGCACATTCCCTTTGACAGCGCCTTTACCCCCGGGCAGACCCGCTGGGTGCGCCCCCGGCTGTACTTTGGAGACAGCAAGTGCGATGTGGGCACCGGCTACGGCGGGCGGCGGTTCCTAGCCACCAAGCAATGCGACAGCGCCTACCGTATGATTGACGGCTATGTGGTGCTGGCAACCCCCCAGGGGCTAAAGATTCAAAAGCCCAAGGATGAAAAAGCCACCCACCGTGCACTGGAACGCCGCTATCTGAAGTGGCTGTGGCACAACAAGCAAAAGCACATTGTATGGCTGCGGCTGCTGTACTGGTTTTTGGCGTCCCGACGAAAAAAGTCCCTGTGGATCGTCAGCGACCGGGAGGAAGTAGCCGGTGATAACGGCGAAGCGTTCTTCCGTTTTTTGGCAAACGAACAGCCGGCGGACATTGACTATGCCTTTGTGATCAATAAAGGCAGTCCGGACGACAAGCGCATGGGCCGGTACGGGCGGGTGCTGCATTTTGGCACCCTGCGGTATAAACTGGCCTTTTTACTGGCAGATGTGATTCTGTCCTCCCAGGCCAACGACTTTATCCTCAATGCCTTTACCATTTGGGATAATCGCTATCTGCGGGATCTGATGCACTTTGACTTTGTCTTTTTGCAGCACGGGATCACTATGAACGACCTATCCAACTGGCTGCAAAAGCGCAATAAAAAAATCGACCTGTTTGTCACCTCTGCTCCGGCGGAGCAAAAATCCATCGTAGAGAGCAATTACGGACTGGAGCCGTCACAAGTGATCCTTACCGGTCTGCCTCGCTTTGACCGACTGGTCAGTGCCAAGGACCGGCGGCAAAAGCAGGTGCTGCTGATGCCCACCTGGCGCAAGACCGTGCGGGATATACTGCAAAGGAACCCGGAGCAGGCAGAGGAGCTACTGGCACAGACCGACTTTTACCGATTCTATAACAGTCTGATCCACCACCCTGCCCTGCTGCAAAAAATGCGGCAGCTGGGATACAGCGGCAAGTTCCTGCTGCACCCAATGATGCAGGACTACACCGGCTGCTTTACCGGCAACGATGTGTTCCAAATTGCCGCGCCCACCGATTACCATCAGCTGTTTACAGAAGGTGCGCTGCTGGTCACCGACTATTCCAGCACCTTCTTTGACTTTTGCTACCTGCAAAAGCCGGTGATTTACACCCAATTTGATGAAGAGACTTTCTTTGCCGGTCAAATGTACGACCGTGGGTACTTTGATTACCGGCGAGACGGCTTTGGCCCGGTATGTACGGACCTGGACAGCACCGTGGCCGCCATTTGCGCCGCACTGGACGCAGACTGTGCGTTGCAAGCGCCCTACACCGATCGGGTGGCGCACTTCTATGCCTACCACGACGACCAAAACGCCCGGCGTGTTTATGACGCAGTGCGCAGCTACCAAGCCAAAAAATAAAGCAAAAAGAAAAGACCTGAAAGGGCATACGCCTTTTCAGGTCTTTTTTGTGTATCAATAGCCGTTGGATTTTAAGAACTGATAAATTCGGCGGCTGTTGTGGTTATCCCGGTAACGGAAATACTGCTTGGCCATTTTGCGGTACTTGGGCTTCATCTCAAAGCCCGCTGCCGCGTAGCTGTCCAGGCAGGGCACCAGGTCCTCAACCTGTGTAAACCGGTCGCCGGGCAGTTGGGTGGTCATATCCAAATACGAGCCGTGCACCTGGTTATACAGGTCATAGTCAAACTGGTAATACACCACCGGCTTATTTTGGTACAGCACATCCCAGCACACGCTGGAATAGTCTGTCACCAGCAGCTTGCAGCGCATCATCAGTTCATTCAGTGGCTGCTGTCCAAAAGGAATACAGGTGACCCGGGGACTGATCTTGTCCTTAAAATTATTCATATACCCGGCAAATTTGGGGTGCAGATAAAACACCAGACGGGTATGATTGCGCCGGAGCATCTCGTCCAGCGCCGGGTCCGTCAACAAAGCGGAATAATTTTTGTAGTAATCGCTTTGCAGGAAGGTATCATTATCCACCTCCTCCAGCCAGGAGCGCCAAGTGGGCATCATCAGAATAAACGGATCGTCCGGTGTGGACTTGTCCTCCAGCACATCCCAGCGAGCAAAGCCGGTAATGGGCACATTCGCCGGCGCATAGCCAAACTCCCGCACCACAATGTCGTGCTCCGGGCGGGAGCAGGTGACAAAGTAGGTCATGGGGCTGCTGCCCTTTTTGCCAAACAGCTGGTCCACCCGCTTCATTGCCGTTACGCCATGCTGCAAAAACAGCTCTTTCTTTTTCTTAATTGCACGCCGCACAATACTGGGTTTGGATCGCCACACATACAAATGGGAGGTAGAGTCCGAGGAAATGCAAATGCGCATGGACAGAGTCAGCAGCATGTGCTTGAGACTCATAAAGGGCACCACCTGGCGGCCGTAACCGGCCACATTCTTGTAGTCCGGCTCCCGAGGGTCCATAATATAATAGATATGCCGCCGCTCCTTCTCCGGCAGGTGCTCCATACAGTATTTGAAGAAATAGTAGCTGTTGTCCTGGGCGGTCTTGCAGAACTTCTCATACACCACCCAGTTCTTTTGCCGCTGCCAAAGAGGACGGAACAACATATACAGTGTATAGGCAGTAATCTCCCGCAGGCGCACCGCCGCCGTGTCGTACTCGCACAAAGGGCGATAGCAGTAGCACAGCACACCCTTTTTGCCAAAATACGGGAACAAAATATGCCCGCTGCCGGCGTTTGCCTGGCAGTTGGTAAAAAAGAGCTTCCACTTCAGCCCCGGGTCAGCGCACCGCAACTTGATCCGGTGGGTACAGCCGTACTGCTCCACCTCCAGGCGAATATCCCAGTACACTTCCTTTAAGGGCAACTGTGCATTTAAGGGTAGGGTCAACTGCACCCGGCAGCCATCTCCCGCCGGTGTGGTGCGGCAGTCCAGGGTGATTTCAATCTTCTCCGTTAAAGAGCGATAAATCAGCTTGGCGCCTTGCACCTGCTCGCCGGCAGTATGGCGCAAATGTAGCCGGATATGGCACACATGGCCCTTGCAGGACAACCCGGTAATGGGCGCTGACACCGGCATACTCTCCAAGATCACATCCGGCGTACACAGCAGCGCACTGAGATAGCCGGTATTGGGATCCAAATACGGCAGCAGCGCCATGGGGGTGGGCTGCGGGGTCAAATCCCACTGAGCAAACTGGTCCCGCAGCACCGAATCCACACTGTCGCGCATTCTTTGCAGCTGCACTTCTCCGTACCCGGCAGGCAGACCGAATGTATCCACATAGGGATTATAATAGTATCCCTCGCTGTCAAATTGATTGCTTTCCCGCTTGGCGGCAGCGTACTTATCCGCGTCGGTAAACACCAACATTTGGGTGCGACCGTCGCCGGTGTTCTCACCTACCAAGCCAAACAGACAGCGCCCCCGGTTATACAGATCCAAGCCCTCGATCACCGATCGCACATCGTACTGCACGGTAGAGCCACTGTTTGCAGGCAAGTCCGCAAGAGACAGTATTGCCAGCTTGTCACTGAGCAGCGCCGCCTGCCGGGGCACAAAGTCCGCCGGGCAGGTGTAATCCACCCGGTAGCAGCCGTCCTTGCCGCCGCAGGCAGTCATCCCCGCCGGGCGCAAAGTCGCCGGGTCTGCAGCACAACCTACGGCAAAACAGCCGTAATCCCGCCGATAGTCCCCGTCCAACTGCAAATTGGGAAAGGTGCGCTGCATATCCCGCCGCCGCACCCGCCGCCGCACCGCGCCCACGCCCAGGTGGCAGAGCAGATCCTCCGCATAAGTGCGCGGGGTAGTCATGGTGGTAATCACATAAGTAAATTTGTCGTTAAATTCGTCGTGAAGCAAGGGGCTGATGTCCCGCTTGAACCACTTGCGCTCCAGCAGCGCCACCGTGTGGTCGTCCGCCAGGCGCGCCAGGGTCTCCAGATCCGGACGACCGTTCAGCGCCCGGGGATACAGCACCTGCCAGGCTTTCTCTTTGTTCTTGCCGTAGTCGATCACTTCCAGATCGCCGGAGTCGCCGGTAAAGGCCAATTTCAACAGCTTTTCGCTAATATCCGGGCTGTCGTACTTTAAGAAAGTGCGGGAGTAGTCCGTGTCGCTGTAATCGTCCGCCAGGCATTCGCCGTCCCGCAGACAGCGGCCCAGTTCCTTGGCCGAGGTGATCTTGCGGAAAGGCAGGTCCTGCACATCCAGGTACATTCCCCTGTCCGCGGTGTATTCCTTGTAGTCGTAGATAAACAGGATAATGGGCTTCTTGGTTAAGGAAAAGTCAAAGAACACGCTGGAATAATCTGTAATCAGTGCGTCGGCACAATTCAAGAACTCGTAGTTACTCACCTGCCGAGGGAAGGGGCGGATATGCCGGTACTTGCCCAGCTTGATCGCATCGTGCAAAATGGGGTGAAAGTTGACAAACAGCAGCTGCGCATCGGTCATGCTCTTGTCCAGCACAGAGAGCATGGCGTGCACCTGAGCGGCGTACTCGCTAGTGTCCACATCACGGTTGCTGGTGCCCCGCCAGGTGGGCATATAGGCATAAATGGTCTTGTCCTCCAAGCCCAGCTGCCGGCGCAGGGCAACGCCTTTCTCCGGCTCCATAAACACCTTGTTGCGGGGGTAACCGGCCATCACCACCTTGCCGGTATACAACGGCTCCAAATTGTAATCCCGTAGGATCACATCCCGAGTAAAGGCGTTGGGCTGGGTCAGGTAGTCCGCTTGCAGAAAATTGTGCTGCACATTGTACATGGACTCAATGCCCATGCGCATTTGCTTGCCCAGGGTTTTCAGCGGGGTGCCATGCCAGGTCTGCATATACACCTGCCCGGGTCGCTTAATGAAGTAAATGGGCAGCGACGCATTGGAAAAAATATGCTGGGCGCAAGCCAAAATGCGGGTGTAGCGGAAGGTGGTCACATCCACCAGCTCCACTTGCAGTCCCGCCGCGTCCACAAAAGCTTGGTGCTTCTTTTTATCCTCTGTGGCATAGAATACCCGGTATTGCCCCGGATACAAACGGGCAATTTCTTGCGCCAGCACCAGCCCGGAGTCGGACACCGTTTGGCCATGGAAGGACTCGATGAGCACCCATTTGGGACGCAGACGGCAGTATTTTGAAAAAAAGCCGTAATAAAACTTGCGCTTGGGGGTCTTGCTGACCAAACGGCACAGCCGCTTCTTGATCGCTTTTAATTTTTTTCGAATTCCAGCCATAATTTCTCCTGTTTTCTACCACTTATAAAAGCCACAAAACCCCGCCGAAAATCGGCAGGGTATATAATCAAGTCTGTTATTTTTTTTGATCCCGACCGGGGGCGCCATCCGGCTCATCCGGCAGCTGGTCTACGCCACCCATCGCCTCTTGCAGGCCCAGATCCTCTTTGATCTGAGAAGTGGAAATACCCGGTGTGCGATCCAAAAACACCAGCTCACAGTAGTCCTTCAAATAATCGAACTTGTCGCTGCCTTTCCAGTCGCCGCCCATGACCACCGTATCAATATGGTATTCCTGCACATCGTGGATCTTTTGCTCCCAGCTGTTCTCCGGGATCACCAGATCCACATAGCGAATGGCCTCCAGCATCTTCTTGCGGGTCTCATAGGTGTGGTAAGCCTTTTTGCCCTTTTCGGCGTTAAATTCATCTGTAGAAAGCGCCACCACCAGGTAATCGCCCATAGCCTTTGCCCGCTGCAACAGCCGAATATGACCGTAATGGAGCAGATCAAAGGTGCCGTATGTTAAAATCCGTTTCATCTGATTCTCCCGTCTTTTCTAAAAAATAATCTTTTTTTGTTATTAAACCACATTTGCACCGTCTCTGTCAAGCACCACACGCTCCACCACACGCTGTGCGGCATGGCCGTCGTCCAAATAATTAAAGCGGGCGTTGAAAGCGGCATACTTCTCCGCATACCGGGACTTGTCCGCCTCTACGGCGTGCAGCGCCCGATGCAGATCCGCCTGCGTTTCCACAATCGGGCCTGGCAAACAATCCAAATCAATATAAAATCCACGAATTTCACCTGCATAACTGGCCAGATCGTACATATAAAATAGCATAGGCCGGTGCAGATTCGCATAGTCAAAAAACACAGAGCTGTAATCGGTAATGAGCACATCTGCCACCACATACAGCCGGTTAATATCCGTCACGCCGCAGGCGTCGTATACGAAGCCCTTGTACTTCTTAAAATCAAAAGAATTGGCCACCAAATAGTGGGCACGGAACAAGATCACATAATCGTCACCGAATTCCCGGCGCAGGGCGTCAAAATCCATGTGGGTGCGGTACACATAGCCCAATTTGGCGTCATGCTGATTGTCCCGCCATGTGGGCGCATAGAGAATGACTTTTTTATCCATCGGCAGTCCCAATTCCCTTTTGATTTGCGCCTCATCCTCCGGCGTATGATTAATCAAAAAGTCATTACGAGGATAGCCCGCCTCCAGCACCGTGTCCGCCTTGCCCACCGCCTGCAAATTCCAGGCGGAAATGAACTTCTCCGCCGCAAAGGCGGAGGGTGCCAAAATATACTTAAACTTCTCTGCATCCACCTTGTATTTTTGGCGAATTTCCTCTTTGGAATTCATGGCATTGTCAGAAATGGAAATATCGTATCCTAAGCGCTTTAGGGGCGTACCGTGCCAAAGCTGCACATACACCTGGTCGTCCTTGGGATAAATATGGTCTGCAATCCGATAGTTAAAGAACCAATACTTTGCCCGGGCGCAAGCTTCCTCATAAGCCGGGGTGTTTACGGTAACCATATAGGTATTGGGGTGATCCAGCACATATGTGAATTTCTTTGGTTCCCGAAAAGCCCACACAAAAGTGTAATCCGCAAAGCGAGGATCGCTGCACATATATTCATAAATGGCCTTGGGACTGTCGCTGTACCCCCTGCCGTCAAAGGTAGAAAAAAGCACCACCTTAGGATCCGTTGCAATATGTGCCGTGCGCTTTTGGTAACCGCCCATACGCTCATCCAGCAAAATTCGACGGCTGGCCTTGCGAAAAACAGCGCTGCGCTTGGCCACGTCAATGGCCACTTTTTTGATTTTTTTGAACGCTTCTGCACGCCAATCACGCTTATGAGGCGCATACAGCAGTTCTAAATTGTCCGTGTTATACCAAGC comes from Oscillospiraceae bacterium and encodes:
- a CDS encoding CDP-glycerol glycerophosphotransferase family protein, which translates into the protein MAGIRKKLKAIKKRLCRLVSKTPKRKFYYGFFSKYCRLRPKWVLIESFHGQTVSDSGLVLAQEIARLYPGQYRVFYATEDKKKHQAFVDAAGLQVELVDVTTFRYTRILACAQHIFSNASLPIYFIKRPGQVYMQTWHGTPLKTLGKQMRMGIESMYNVQHNFLQADYLTQPNAFTRDVILRDYNLEPLYTGKVVMAGYPRNKVFMEPEKGVALRRQLGLEDKTIYAYMPTWRGTSNRDVDTSEYAAQVHAMLSVLDKSMTDAQLLFVNFHPILHDAIKLGKYRHIRPFPRQVSNYEFLNCADALITDYSSVFFDFSLTKKPIILFIYDYKEYTADRGMYLDVQDLPFRKITSAKELGRCLRDGECLADDYSDTDYSRTFLKYDSPDISEKLLKLAFTGDSGDLEVIDYGKNKEKAWQVLYPRALNGRPDLETLARLADDHTVALLERKWFKRDISPLLHDEFNDKFTYVITTMTTPRTYAEDLLCHLGVGAVRRRVRRRDMQRTFPNLQLDGDYRRDYGCFAVGCAADPATLRPAGMTACGGKDGCYRVDYTCPADFVPRQAALLSDKLAILSLADLPANSGSTVQYDVRSVIEGLDLYNRGRCLFGLVGENTGDGRTQMLVFTDADKYAAAKRESNQFDSEGYYYNPYVDTFGLPAGYGEVQLQRMRDSVDSVLRDQFAQWDLTPQPTPMALLPYLDPNTGYLSALLCTPDVILESMPVSAPITGLSCKGHVCHIRLHLRHTAGEQVQGAKLIYRSLTEKIEITLDCRTTPAGDGCRVQLTLPLNAQLPLKEVYWDIRLEVEQYGCTHRIKLRCADPGLKWKLFFTNCQANAGSGHILFPYFGKKGVLCYCYRPLCEYDTAAVRLREITAYTLYMLFRPLWQRQKNWVVYEKFCKTAQDNSYYFFKYCMEHLPEKERRHIYYIMDPREPDYKNVAGYGRQVVPFMSLKHMLLTLSMRICISSDSTSHLYVWRSKPSIVRRAIKKKKELFLQHGVTAMKRVDQLFGKKGSSPMTYFVTCSRPEHDIVVREFGYAPANVPITGFARWDVLEDKSTPDDPFILMMPTWRSWLEEVDNDTFLQSDYYKNYSALLTDPALDEMLRRNHTRLVFYLHPKFAGYMNNFKDKISPRVTCIPFGQQPLNELMMRCKLLVTDYSSVCWDVLYQNKPVVYYQFDYDLYNQVHGSYLDMTTQLPGDRFTQVEDLVPCLDSYAAAGFEMKPKYRKMAKQYFRYRDNHNSRRIYQFLKSNGY
- a CDS encoding PHP domain-containing protein, giving the protein MEYKYELHCHTGAVSRCGRVEPEKIVEMYVEAGYTGIVVTDHYSPMTFPIHRLACPQKAADFYLSGYRRMQAAAPEGFTVLLGMELRHYWTANDYLIYGVTEAFIKNAGNLMNVWEPRIKALCEQNGFLIYQAHPFRVGIRRTDPKNIDGVEVYNGKTDDRRNAQALAWAKENGKLMVSGSDFHTPEHLARGGIITKKPIQNNADLLTILKNSDFRLINVDL
- a CDS encoding CDP-glycerol glycerophosphotransferase family protein; amino-acid sequence: MAWYNTDNLELLYAPHKRDWRAEAFKKIKKVAIDVAKRSAVFRKASRRILLDERMGGYQKRTAHIATDPKVVLFSTFDGRGYSDSPKAIYEYMCSDPRFADYTFVWAFREPKKFTYVLDHPNTYMVTVNTPAYEEACARAKYWFFNYRIADHIYPKDDQVYVQLWHGTPLKRLGYDISISDNAMNSKEEIRQKYKVDAEKFKYILAPSAFAAEKFISAWNLQAVGKADTVLEAGYPRNDFLINHTPEDEAQIKRELGLPMDKKVILYAPTWRDNQHDAKLGYVYRTHMDFDALRREFGDDYVILFRAHYLVANSFDFKKYKGFVYDACGVTDINRLYVVADVLITDYSSVFFDYANLHRPMLFYMYDLASYAGEIRGFYIDLDCLPGPIVETQADLHRALHAVEADKSRYAEKYAAFNARFNYLDDGHAAQRVVERVVLDRDGANVV
- the gltA gene encoding NADPH-dependent glutamate synthase; the encoded protein is MNPLKANEMPHQEPLVRNKNFLEVATGYDAQTAMDEALRCLHCKHKPCISGCPVQIHIPDFIAKVAEGDFEAAYQIISESSSLPAVCGRVCPQERQCESKCVRGIKGDAVSIGRLERFVADWHNSHCKVWPAVPEQNGHKVAVIGSGPSGLTCAGDLARLGYDVTVFEALHIAGGVLVYGIPEFRLPKKIVELEVNGLKALGVKIVTNVVIGRSMSIDDLFDDGFEAVYIGSGAGLPRFMGIPGESLKEVYSANEYLTRVNLMKAYQPGSTTPIYHARKVAVVGGGNVAMDAARSAIRLGAEEVSVLYRRSFEEIPARQEEVQHAQEEQIRFQTLTNPVEILGSDDGNVTGVRCIRMELGEPDATGRRRPVPVPDSDFVIDADCVIMAIGTSPNPLIKSTTGGLEVNARGGIVADENGCTSRDGVFAGGDTVTGAATVIKAMGAGKIAAKSIDAYIQNR
- the tagD gene encoding glycerol-3-phosphate cytidylyltransferase — its product is MKRILTYGTFDLLHYGHIRLLQRAKAMGDYLVVALSTDEFNAEKGKKAYHTYETRKKMLEAIRYVDLVIPENSWEQKIHDVQEYHIDTVVMGGDWKGSDKFDYLKDYCELVFLDRTPGISTSQIKEDLGLQEAMGGVDQLPDEPDGAPGRDQKK
- a CDS encoding bifunctional glycosyltransferase family 2 protein/CDP-glycerol:glycerophosphate glycerophosphotransferase codes for the protein MNKEKKNDFLFSVVIPVYKVEDYVEETIQSVLQQTIGFEKHIQMILVNDGSPDNSGAVCEKYRDLYPENILYIEQENRGVSAARNNGLQYATGKYINFLDSDDKWEPDAFEQILHFAESCPKARVFCGRMRYFEATTAFHPLDYKFAESRYIDLNDPEETYALHLHITSSVLRTDFAKALQFVEGMTLGEDALYLNSQILRAGGYAAVREARLNYRRRLAGSSAIQNKEQSQRFYSETVEKFYFPLIDLSTKLYGKVVPYIQSLLVYDIGWRVRYGQPEILTDAQWQTYLDQLRQALQPVEDACILRNPVHRSIFRKEAMLRLKHGQEDVLTDLTYNPKNKKLFLKGEKVVHIQKNTNNCEIYNVEHRGDQLLVEGRIRKWIVDARCTTKFVLAFAGKEYPVELRIYPHDCEETMFGERYRHYEFSVHIPFDSAFTPGQTRWVRPRLYFGDSKCDVGTGYGGRRFLATKQCDSAYRMIDGYVVLATPQGLKIQKPKDEKATHRALERRYLKWLWHNKQKHIVWLRLLYWFLASRRKKSLWIVSDREEVAGDNGEAFFRFLANEQPADIDYAFVINKGSPDDKRMGRYGRVLHFGTLRYKLAFLLADVILSSQANDFILNAFTIWDNRYLRDLMHFDFVFLQHGITMNDLSNWLQKRNKKIDLFVTSAPAEQKSIVESNYGLEPSQVILTGLPRFDRLVSAKDRRQKQVLLMPTWRKTVRDILQRNPEQAEELLAQTDFYRFYNSLIHHPALLQKMRQLGYSGKFLLHPMMQDYTGCFTGNDVFQIAAPTDYHQLFTEGALLVTDYSSTFFDFCYLQKPVIYTQFDEETFFAGQMYDRGYFDYRRDGFGPVCTDLDSTVAAICAALDADCALQAPYTDRVAHFYAYHDDQNARRVYDAVRSYQAKK
- a CDS encoding sulfide/dihydroorotate dehydrogenase-like FAD/NAD-binding protein; protein product: MYKIVAKQVLNPTVVRMEIQAPYVAKKAQAGQFVILRVDDRGERIPLTVADYNRTAGTVTIIFQLVGATTKQLARLEVGDSLQDFVGPLGNPTKVTGYRKVAVVGGGVGCAIAYPVAKALHENGAQVHSIVGFRTKDLVILQQEFEKVSDRYVLMSDDGSVGEKGLVTNALESLIQSGEQYDLVIAIGPLVMMKFVCKTTEKYGIHTVVSMNPIMIDGTGMCGGCRLLVGGETKFACVDGPEFDGHLVDFDAAMERAALYKDFEREADCNLLRQEVQD